The following coding sequences are from one Ovis canadensis isolate MfBH-ARS-UI-01 breed Bighorn chromosome 7, ARS-UI_OviCan_v2, whole genome shotgun sequence window:
- the DUOXA1 gene encoding dual oxidase maturation factor 1 isoform X2: protein MAAFGHTFPFYAGPKPTFPTDTTLAVIVAIFLTSLATFIIILPGIRGKMRLFWMLRVVTSLFIGAVILGTPVQQLNETIDYNEEFTWHLGENYAEEYANALEKGLPDPVLYLAEKFTPHSPCGLHGQYRLAGHYTSAMLWVAFLCWLLANVMLSMPVLVYGGHMLLATGLFQLLGLLFFSTATSLTPPCPLRLGAATLHTHRGPAYWITLTTGLLCVLLGLAMVVAHRMQPHRLKAFFSQSVGEDPVLELNPEEGGLLSPRYRSTTESPEPQDIPLSEASSEAPCEEPDCAL, encoded by the exons ATGGCTGCTTTTGGACACACATTCCCCTTCTATGCTGGGCCCAAGCCGACCTTCCCAACGGACACCACATTGGCCGTCATCGTCGccatctttctgacttcactggcCACCTTCATCATCATCCTGCCAGGCATTCGGGGCAAGATg AGGCTGTTCTGGATGCTGCGGGTAGTGACCAGCTTATTCATTGGAGCTGTGATCCTCG GCACCCCAGTACAGCAGCTGAATGAGACCATTGATTACAACGAGGAGTTCACCTGGCATCTGGGGGAGAACTACGCGGAGGAGTATGCCAACGCACTGGAGAAGGGGCTGCCAGACCCCGTGCTCTACCTGGCCGAGAAGTTCACCCCACACAGCCCCTGTGGCCTGCATGGCCAGTACCGCCTAGCGGGACACTACACCTCGGCTATGCTGTG GGTGGCATTCCTCTGCTGGCTGCTGGCCAACGTGATGCTGTCCATGCCTGTGCTGGTCTACGGTGGCCACATGTTGCTGGCCACAGGTCTCTTCCAGCTGTTGGGACTGCTCTTCTTCTCCACGGCCACATCCCTCACCCCGCCCTGTCCCTTGCGCCTGGGTGCCGCCACGCTGCACACTCACCGTGGGCCTGCCTATTGGATCACGTTGACCACAG GACTGCTGTGTGTGCTGCTGGGTCTGGCGATGGTGGTGGCTCACAGGATGCAGCCCCACAGGCTGAAGGCTTTCTTCAGCCAGAGTGTGGGGGAGGACCCTGTGCTGGAGTTGAATCCCGAGGAAGGGGGACTCCTGAGCCCTCGCTACCGGTCCACCACTGAGAGTCCGGAGCCGCAGGACATCCCTCTGTCAGAGGCTTCCTCCGAGGCCCCCTGCGAGGAGCCTGACTGTGCCCTGTAA
- the DUOXA1 gene encoding dual oxidase maturation factor 1 isoform X1: protein MAAFGHTFPFYAGPKPTFPTDTTLAVIVAIFLTSLATFIIILPGIRGKMRLFWMLRVVTSLFIGAVILAVNFSSEWSVGQVSTNTSYKAFSSQWISANVGLQIGLGGINITLTGTPVQQLNETIDYNEEFTWHLGENYAEEYANALEKGLPDPVLYLAEKFTPHSPCGLHGQYRLAGHYTSAMLWVAFLCWLLANVMLSMPVLVYGGHMLLATGLFQLLGLLFFSTATSLTPPCPLRLGAATLHTHRGPAYWITLTTGLLCVLLGLAMVVAHRMQPHRLKAFFSQSVGEDPVLELNPEEGGLLSPRYRSTTESPEPQDIPLSEASSEAPCEEPDCAL from the exons ATGGCTGCTTTTGGACACACATTCCCCTTCTATGCTGGGCCCAAGCCGACCTTCCCAACGGACACCACATTGGCCGTCATCGTCGccatctttctgacttcactggcCACCTTCATCATCATCCTGCCAGGCATTCGGGGCAAGATg AGGCTGTTCTGGATGCTGCGGGTAGTGACCAGCTTATTCATTGGAGCTGTGATCCTCG CCGTGAATTTCAGTTCTGAGTGGTCTGTGGGCCAGGTGAGCACCAACACGTCCTACAAGGCCTTCAGTTCCCAGTGGATCAGCGCCAACGTTGGGCTGCAGATTGGGCTGGGAGGCATCAACATCACGCTCACAG GCACCCCAGTACAGCAGCTGAATGAGACCATTGATTACAACGAGGAGTTCACCTGGCATCTGGGGGAGAACTACGCGGAGGAGTATGCCAACGCACTGGAGAAGGGGCTGCCAGACCCCGTGCTCTACCTGGCCGAGAAGTTCACCCCACACAGCCCCTGTGGCCTGCATGGCCAGTACCGCCTAGCGGGACACTACACCTCGGCTATGCTGTG GGTGGCATTCCTCTGCTGGCTGCTGGCCAACGTGATGCTGTCCATGCCTGTGCTGGTCTACGGTGGCCACATGTTGCTGGCCACAGGTCTCTTCCAGCTGTTGGGACTGCTCTTCTTCTCCACGGCCACATCCCTCACCCCGCCCTGTCCCTTGCGCCTGGGTGCCGCCACGCTGCACACTCACCGTGGGCCTGCCTATTGGATCACGTTGACCACAG GACTGCTGTGTGTGCTGCTGGGTCTGGCGATGGTGGTGGCTCACAGGATGCAGCCCCACAGGCTGAAGGCTTTCTTCAGCCAGAGTGTGGGGGAGGACCCTGTGCTGGAGTTGAATCCCGAGGAAGGGGGACTCCTGAGCCCTCGCTACCGGTCCACCACTGAGAGTCCGGAGCCGCAGGACATCCCTCTGTCAGAGGCTTCCTCCGAGGCCCCCTGCGAGGAGCCTGACTGTGCCCTGTAA
- the DUOXA2 gene encoding dual oxidase maturation factor 2 isoform X1 produces MALPSSQPVTSLVCGDGGRLSRGSSRQCSHPGDRVKGSGTWTRRPVIALPAGTHPAQPGCSMTLWDGVLPFYPQPRHAAGLSVPLLIVILVFLVLAASFLLILPGIRGHSRWFWLVRVLLSLFIGAEIVAAHFSAEWSVGSVSTKTSYKAFSVERVRAHVGLHVGLEGVNITLTGTPVQQLNETIDYNEQFVWRVGQNYAGAYTEALEKGLPYPVLYLAEKFTPSSPCGVYRQYRLAGHYASATLWVAFCFWLLSNMLLSMPVPHYGGLALLTTGAFALFSVFAFASISSVPLCQLRLGSSELTTHYGAAFWITLATGVLCLLLGAAVLSLHYARPSALRLFLEGSVKDLESPAKGSSPLVLSNPLHKQFRASDLTISTNL; encoded by the exons ATGGCGCTGCCGTCCAGCCAGCCGGTCACCTCGTTGGTCTGCGGGGACGGCGGGAGGCTGAGCCGGGGATCGAGCCGCCAG TGCTCGCACCCAGGGGACAGAGTAAAGGGAAGTGGGACCTGGACTCGAAGGCCAGTGATTGCTCTCCCCGCTGGAACACACCCAGCTCAGCCGGGCTGCAGCATGACTCTGTGGGATGGTGTGCTGCCCTTCTACCCTCAGCCCCGGCATGCCGCCGGCCTCAGTGTCCCTCTACTCATCGTCATTCTCGTGTTCTTGGTCTTGGCTGCCAGCTTCCTGCTCATCTTACCCGGGATTCGTGGCCACTCG CGATGGTTCTGGTTGGTGAGAGTTCTTCTCAGCCTGTTCATAGGAGCAGAAATTGTGG CGGCGCACTTCAGCGCAGAATGGTCAGTCGGCAGCGTTAGCACCAAAACATCCTACAAGGCCTTCAGCGTGGAACGCGTCCGAGCCCACGTCGGTCTGCATGTGGGCCTGGAGGGTGTTAATATCACACTCACAG GGACCCCAGTGCAGCAGCTGAACGAGACCATCGACTACAACGAGCAGTTTGTCTGGCGGGTGGGCCAAAACTATGCCGGGGCGTACAcggaggccctggagaaggggctgCCGTACCCGGTTCTCTATCTGGCGGAGAAGTTCACTCCGAGCAGCCCCTGCGGGGTTTACCGCCAATACCGCCTGGCGGGACACTACGCCTCGGCCACTCTATG GGTGGCCTTCTGCTTCTGGCTCCTCTCCAACATGCTGCTCTCCATGCCGGTTCCGCACTACGGAGGCCTGGCTCTCCTCACCACCGGCGCCTTCGCGCTCTTCTCGGTGTTCGCCTTCGCCTCTATCTCCAGCGTGCCTCTCTGCCAGCTCCGCCTCGGCTCCTCCGAGCTCACCACTCACTATGGCGCAGCCTTTTGGATCACGCTGGCCACTG GCGTCCTGTGCCTCCTGCTCGGAGCGGCGGTGTTGAGTCTGCACTACGCTCGGCCCAGCGCTCTTCGCCTCTTCTTGGAAGGAAGTGTCAAGGACCTCGAAAGTCCAGCGAAGGGGAGCTCGCCTCTCGTCCTCAGCAACCCACTGCATAAGCAGTTCAGGGCCTCGGACTTAACCATCAGTACTAACTTGTGA
- the DUOXA2 gene encoding dual oxidase maturation factor 2 isoform X2, with amino-acid sequence MTLWDGVLPFYPQPRHAAGLSVPLLIVILVFLVLAASFLLILPGIRGHSRWFWLVRVLLSLFIGAEIVAAHFSAEWSVGSVSTKTSYKAFSVERVRAHVGLHVGLEGVNITLTGTPVQQLNETIDYNEQFVWRVGQNYAGAYTEALEKGLPYPVLYLAEKFTPSSPCGVYRQYRLAGHYASATLWVAFCFWLLSNMLLSMPVPHYGGLALLTTGAFALFSVFAFASISSVPLCQLRLGSSELTTHYGAAFWITLATGVLCLLLGAAVLSLHYARPSALRLFLEGSVKDLESPAKGSSPLVLSNPLHKQFRASDLTISTNL; translated from the exons ATGACTCTGTGGGATGGTGTGCTGCCCTTCTACCCTCAGCCCCGGCATGCCGCCGGCCTCAGTGTCCCTCTACTCATCGTCATTCTCGTGTTCTTGGTCTTGGCTGCCAGCTTCCTGCTCATCTTACCCGGGATTCGTGGCCACTCG CGATGGTTCTGGTTGGTGAGAGTTCTTCTCAGCCTGTTCATAGGAGCAGAAATTGTGG CGGCGCACTTCAGCGCAGAATGGTCAGTCGGCAGCGTTAGCACCAAAACATCCTACAAGGCCTTCAGCGTGGAACGCGTCCGAGCCCACGTCGGTCTGCATGTGGGCCTGGAGGGTGTTAATATCACACTCACAG GGACCCCAGTGCAGCAGCTGAACGAGACCATCGACTACAACGAGCAGTTTGTCTGGCGGGTGGGCCAAAACTATGCCGGGGCGTACAcggaggccctggagaaggggctgCCGTACCCGGTTCTCTATCTGGCGGAGAAGTTCACTCCGAGCAGCCCCTGCGGGGTTTACCGCCAATACCGCCTGGCGGGACACTACGCCTCGGCCACTCTATG GGTGGCCTTCTGCTTCTGGCTCCTCTCCAACATGCTGCTCTCCATGCCGGTTCCGCACTACGGAGGCCTGGCTCTCCTCACCACCGGCGCCTTCGCGCTCTTCTCGGTGTTCGCCTTCGCCTCTATCTCCAGCGTGCCTCTCTGCCAGCTCCGCCTCGGCTCCTCCGAGCTCACCACTCACTATGGCGCAGCCTTTTGGATCACGCTGGCCACTG GCGTCCTGTGCCTCCTGCTCGGAGCGGCGGTGTTGAGTCTGCACTACGCTCGGCCCAGCGCTCTTCGCCTCTTCTTGGAAGGAAGTGTCAAGGACCTCGAAAGTCCAGCGAAGGGGAGCTCGCCTCTCGTCCTCAGCAACCCACTGCATAAGCAGTTCAGGGCCTCGGACTTAACCATCAGTACTAACTTGTGA